In Brachypodium distachyon strain Bd21 chromosome 2, Brachypodium_distachyon_v3.0, whole genome shotgun sequence, one genomic interval encodes:
- the LOC104583099 gene encoding uncharacterized protein LOC104583099, whose protein sequence is MLQVYTLEIIVSDPHRPGKLDISGFVAIRDFRDVQRNYIFNRGMSDTFITISDNGVLLLPMLRPRRAISSTILLEFDLKMNRTGDCVDSYQPLIQGVSEHPSGGPDWSRVNKLSIRCDGDRSIPMMHVKLAVIMDGVEATVELRALKLPSQGIDLRCAARIGWVGDDIALFDGRYGGNYPPLRFVVATELHGNMEIHLEGIFDGVSKRWSVGFVPKFHALFSEVVDLSFAQISLSVAWSEESNFPT, encoded by the exons ATGTTGCAAGTTTACACCCTGGAGATCATTGTCTCTGATCCTCATCGTCCCGGCAAACTCGATATATCTGGTTTTGTCGCAATTAGAGACTTCCGAGATGTACAACGGAATTACATTTTTAACCGGGGAATGTCAGACACTTTCATAACCATATCAGATAAT GGTGTGTTGCTGCTGCCAATGTTGAGACCTCGGAGAGCCATCAGCTCCACTATCTTGCTTGAGTTCGACCTGAAGATGAACAGAACAGGTGACTGTGTTGATAGTTACCAGCCGTTGATCCAAGGAGTGTCAGAGCACCCTTCAGGTGGGCCTGATTGGTCCAGAGTTAACAAGTTGTCCATTCGATGTGATGGCGACCGCTCAATTCCAATGATGCATGTGAAGCTTGCCGTGATAATGGATGGCGTCGAGGCCACCGTCGAGCTCCGGGCACTCAAATTACCTTCCCAGGGCATCGACCTGCGCTGCGCGGCACGGATTGGCTGGGTAGGCGACGATATCGCGCTCTTTGACGGCAGATACGGTGGCAATTATCCACCGTTGCGGTTTGTGGTCGCGACAGAGCTGCACGGCAACATGGAGATCCACTTGGAAGGGATCTTCGATGGCGTGAGCAAGAGGTGGAGTGTCGGGTTTGTGCCCAAGTTCCATGCGCTCTTCTCCGAAGTGGTGGATCTCTCGTTTGCCCAGATCTCGCTAAGTGTTGCCTGGTCCGAAGAGAGCAACTTCCCAACCTAA